ACAAGGTTATTTTAGATCGATGATGGACAATCCAGAATCATCAAACCCTGAAGAAGTAGCCAAGGTAATACTACACGCAGTAACATCAGAAAATCCACAACTAAGATTTACAGTTGGTAATGATGCGTCAGCCATAATTCAAGCAAAAAGAAAAATGTCAGAACTAGATTTTATCAATTTAATAAGACAACAACTATTGCCTGAATCACAATGATTAGTATGATAGATTGTTATAATTCAGAATTCAACTCTATTTCATGTGTGATCACTTTGATACTGCTGGCATGAATACGATTGGTCTTTAAAAAGTAATTAATATCTTAACTAATCCCTTAACCAATCTATCAGCCTAAAACTGTTTGGGCTTACAATATATTTTTTTCATCTTTGCCGATTACTGATACTGATTAATGAAATATGTAAATTCGATCGATTTGAAGTATTGATCAAGGTATTATGAGTACTAGTTTTCAGGATTTAAAGAAAAATTCCAAAAATGAATTCGTGATTTATTGGATCGATAAAAGGCATGAAAACAGTAACTAATATGGGTCTGGGGAGAAGAACGAGAGACTCTAAAAAATAAAATCTTATCGTGAGCAGGCCGTAGTATCTAAATATACATTCATGGATAGACTTTGCAAGTATATAATGAATAAACCCATTTAATTTGACGGTTTGATTCTTCACAACCCATAATTAAATCAATCAGCAAGATCGGTCATGAATAGCATATATGATGAAACTTTTAAAAGTAGCCATTTCCCTACTGCAATGTTGAAAGATTGAATACATCTACTCACTTTCAAAGGGCATTGATATTCCAAGGAGGAGGTTCATTAGGAGCTTATGAGGCTGGCGTTTACAAGGCCACTTATGAGTTGCTATCTGAAAGGGATATAAAACTGGGTAGGCAAGGAATGCCGATTTTTCATATTGTGGCTGGGACTTCAATAGGCGCAATGAATGCGGCCGTCTTAGTCAGTTATGTGAAAGAAAACAAGAGCTGGAAGGGATCTGCTGATAGACTGATTGAGTTCTGGGAGCATATGTCAACAGAATCTTTTATGGATTCAATTCCAAGTTTTAATGCATGGTGGAATTATTGGCACTATTTTAATAAAGACTTGGCGTCAAGCGAATCAGCAAGAAGATACTATGACACAAAGCAGTTCATGTTTAGAGGAGTACCAAATGTATTTAGCCTTTCTAAAACATTAGAAGATAGGAGGTTTTTGGATCCTATTAATACACAGTACCTCTATAGTAATGAACCATTAAAAAGGAGCCTCGAGAAATTTGCAAAGTTTCCAGTAGCAACAAGTTACCAGAATAATGAACCCAGGCTACTCCTGGTGAGCGTCGACGTCCAGGAGGGAAGCACGGTAGTATTTGACAGCTACGAAAAGGAGGATGGTACTCGGAAAACTGAATATGGTCGGTACGGTCCCGAATACGCTAGAGGACCTAATTATCAAGAAGGATTTGAGTACATTATTAATCATAATGATGGGATAGAAGTTGACTTTGTTCTTGCAAGTGGTTCAGTACCTGTTAACTACGAATATACGAAGTTAAAAGTCGAAGATACTAATGGTAGTAATCGAACTAAAAGCGGTAATGAAAAACAAGAAGAAGAAGAAGAAGATGGAAATAAGATAAATACTGCTAAGCAAGTCCGCTATTTCTGGGATGGTGGCATCATAGCAAATACACCTCTTAGGGAGGCCGTAATAGAACACCGCAGGTATTGGGATTTAGTAAGAAAATCTGAAGTGCCTCCACTCCGCGTTTTCATAGTAAACGTACATCCAATTAGACAAGATTCTCTGCCTGCAGATCATGATGCACTTGTGGATAGGAAAAATGACTTGACTTATCACGATAGGACATTATTTGATGAAAGGATGGCTTTAATGATGACTGATTACGTTAAAATCGCGAATAGTCTCATCAAGCTTGCCGAAGATAACAATGTTAAAAGGTCTCTAATAGAGGGCATCCTAAAGAAGCAAGCCGATACGAGAAACTTTAGCACTGGGAAGCACTTAAAATATGCCGATCTGATTGAACATATGGTATCGGTAGAACAGGTAATTAGAATAGAACGAAAAAATGACAAGCACACAATATCAAATAAAACTTTTGATTTCTCAAACACTACAGTAAAAAATCTAATACAAGATGGCTATGAAGAAACACTCGAACAGGAAGCCAATATACTTCAGGTATGGGACTCGGAGCACCCAAGATAAGTTAACGTTAATGGTTATGAGCACAGATCATCCATAACTTGGAAATTTCTCCATGCTGTAAAACCCTTTTAGGCTACTGAACATTCAAGCATACTAATATTTTCTAACAACAATATACTGAAATCATAGGCATATTCTTGCAGATCACAAAATGACTCCTCTTATTTACCCTGTTGCGTTGCCTAAAATGGGTTTGATATAATTTTGGAGTGCTCAAATGAACTAATAGAAAAAAATAGCGTTACTGTATGTATCAGGCGACAATAAATAGATATAGTCTGAAGAATTTCCATGGTACTTCTGAACCGAACCTAATTTTAGATTTGGCTTCATTAACCATTTCATTGATGCGGCATTAGTGTCGATCAACCTAATATTGGTAGCTTGCACAGTGAAAACGCATGGCTTTTGTTTTTTTGATTTTTCGAGTAGTCAATATGTAAGTGGAACCTATTGCCGTATGTTACTAAACCATAACAAATTTTATCTACGTTCCTAGTGAGTGTTCTTACTCCTTATTATTACTGGAGATGTCAATAATGATGAACTGGGTGCTCTCATAATATCGCCGTTTGACATCAATAGCTCACAGTTTAACAGACCTATGTCAAGGACCTTTCCACTATTTCCAAATACGGTAATAACATCGTCTATCTTAAAGGGTCTCGTCAATGATAGATACATGTCTGCTATCATATTTCCCAAAAGATTCTGCGAAGCAAAGCCGATTACAAGTGCAGATAAGGTGCCGATAGATGCTGCTACTGCAGCGTTTTGACTTAGAAATGATAACACGATGGCAGCAACCACGATTCCTCCGAGAATCCTTATGAGGCTCCTCAATGAATTGGCTGTCTGGTCAGATTGCTGAGCCGTAATCACTAGTCGAAACGCCGTATTGGCTATTATTTCTATAACAAGGTATCCTGCAATACCCACCTGCAAACTTTGAAAATAGATCAAGTATTCTACAGGTAACAACCATATGCTTAGACTCAAAGTTACTGCCAAAATTGCTCCTAAAACGACCAACCTCTTCATAACCGATCGTTTGGCGTTGTTAACTATTCGACTATTTCCTGTTCTATCGGATTCAGACATGTTTATATTCTATCGCGACAGGTTTATACATCAGTTGCTATAGTTTTGAACAGCAGTAAAATATTGAATCATGATAGCAAATTATAATAGAAGAATCCAACTTATGAAAGAAGGATAGTGTTGTTCAAGATATGATTATTTAGAACTAAACAATCGAACCCTCTGAAACATTATTAACAAACAAGTAAGAGCTGCTGCCCATTTTGTTTTCTTTGGTCATAGTAGAATCGAAATGAGATCCATCTACAAAAAACGACTTTTGAGAATGAAAAGATAGTTAAACGTTAAAACAACAAAAATTTGGTAGATTTGATTGCTAGAAAATAAGGATGTGAGCTAGTGTTTTGGTATAGGGCAAATGATCAAGGATATTTTTTATTGGACCTTTATCAACAATTTCTCAAAGACACAATCATTGCCAAAAAAAAATTAGTTGTAAGGTAGAAGACCATTCTCTCAGGTTCATCCGCTGTTCAAGCCTATCATAACAAAGAATCCAATAAATGCAATTAATGATGCAGTTCCTATTATCGATATTGCCCAATCTAACTTAGACAATACTTGTATACCTCTCTTTTTACTAAATCCATCATTACTTTTGTGCGATATACTCTAACCTCATACCGCTTTAAAGCCCTTCTCCTCCTTTCGACTTTCTCTTTTATAGCCACCAATCTAAAGAATATCTCATCAATTCCTTATTAATATTGATTCTGAACTTGAGGAAACCATTTCTAGATTTTCTTCTTCTCTATTATCACATTTAATTTATTATTTTTGGGAATCGTATGTCAAAAATCTAAAATGTACTAAGTTTGAAAATCATTTCTATTTGCATGCTTGACCAACCAAAACCAAATCCTCTATTTAAGTATGTTCAAAGTAGGTGCTAGCTCTCATCTATGATGATCAAGTTGCCTGTTGCAGTAAAGTTGTAATGCATTTCACAAAATCAAAGATATATCAAAAGTAAAATCATATAACCTGTTCTAACTCGACATTTGAGAGGTTTAGTCAACACCCATATTTCCTCCACACGCACAAAAATAAAATTCATCTATACGAGAATTACAAAAAGGACATATTCCAACACTGTCATAATCAACATCAATAGCATCCTTACCATAGAGCACAAAGTGATCGTTTATTTCATCTGCTATTTCTTTAATGCTCATTATTAGACATAATATAGGTTTAGTCTTTCTTTAATATGTTTATATTATTACTTAATTAAATTTATATTTTCCTTAATTTAATTAAAAAATTACATATTTTAATTAAGGACAATATAAAATTATTAATATAAAAACAATGAGTTGTAAAATTCCTGAGTAAGAACATTGAGTGGAACTAATGGAGGATTTCAATGAAAAAAGATACAATCATACTAGACATGAGAATGTAAACTAAGAATGTGATTACGATTTATCAATTGTAGGTGTTAAATCTTGGTATCGTTTAGTGATGCTATCTCAAGACATTTATTGGCTGTAACAAGCCTATATCCTCATGCAGAATGAGCACATATATCGCTAAAATATGATAAACTATTTGCCAAAGGGGAAATAATTACCTTGATTTTCACCGTATTGATAAGTCTAGATCATTGATCAAGACTATTTAAGGATGTTTTTCTAGTAAAATTAGAGAAGCTGCTGTCAATCTTATTTGTTATCAAGTCGTTTCAAGGAACAAGGAGAGTGGTTGCTCTGCTTGCCAGACTATTCAGACCTAACGCTTGAAAATAAATAATATAGTCCCAGTTTTATAGGAACCGATTACTGAAGTATAGATACCAGTCAAAGGAATCCCATAAAGGTATCGAGAATGATCCCCATAAGGACGAAATGATCCTTGATTATTTTTTTTTCAAAGATAGATGACAAAATATACATCTAATGGAAAATCTTCAACATTCCGTTGTGAAAAGACTTGATTTTTGAAGAACTTAATTCAAACAATATATTTATCAATACTCTAATTCCAGAAATGGTCAAAATTGATGACGATGACAATAATGCTGAAAAGCATCTAGATCCATTTACTGTAATCGTCCTACGTATTGCAAAAAAAAGATAAATTTGAAGAATTTGAGGATGGCTTTCAGGAATTTCTAAGGAGTTAACTAGATAAGATGGAATTATGGGTATTGACATAATTGGACCAACTAATAATAAATCTAAATCTGAAAACGTCACAATATTTAGGCGTAACAAGTATGATATTCTTGCAAATTGGAAAAAATCCTCAATTCGAAATGAGTGGTTACAAAAAGGTAGGAAATTCCCAGAACTCGATTTT
This Candidatus Nitrosocosmicus oleophilus DNA region includes the following protein-coding sequences:
- a CDS encoding patatin-like phospholipase family protein — its product is MNTSTHFQRALIFQGGGSLGAYEAGVYKATYELLSERDIKLGRQGMPIFHIVAGTSIGAMNAAVLVSYVKENKSWKGSADRLIEFWEHMSTESFMDSIPSFNAWWNYWHYFNKDLASSESARRYYDTKQFMFRGVPNVFSLSKTLEDRRFLDPINTQYLYSNEPLKRSLEKFAKFPVATSYQNNEPRLLLVSVDVQEGSTVVFDSYEKEDGTRKTEYGRYGPEYARGPNYQEGFEYIINHNDGIEVDFVLASGSVPVNYEYTKLKVEDTNGSNRTKSGNEKQEEEEEDGNKINTAKQVRYFWDGGIIANTPLREAVIEHRRYWDLVRKSEVPPLRVFIVNVHPIRQDSLPADHDALVDRKNDLTYHDRTLFDERMALMMTDYVKIANSLIKLAEDNNVKRSLIEGILKKQADTRNFSTGKHLKYADLIEHMVSVEQVIRIERKNDKHTISNKTFDFSNTTVKNLIQDGYEETLEQEANILQVWDSEHPR
- a CDS encoding mechanosensitive ion channel family protein, which translates into the protein MSESDRTGNSRIVNNAKRSVMKRLVVLGAILAVTLSLSIWLLPVEYLIYFQSLQVGIAGYLVIEIIANTAFRLVITAQQSDQTANSLRSLIRILGGIVVAAIVLSFLSQNAAVAASIGTLSALVIGFASQNLLGNMIADMYLSLTRPFKIDDVITVFGNSGKVLDIGLLNCELLMSNGDIMRAPSSSLLTSPVIIRSKNTH